A single region of the Nicotiana sylvestris chromosome 6, ASM39365v2, whole genome shotgun sequence genome encodes:
- the LOC138870307 gene encoding uncharacterized protein, whose protein sequence is MTKKDSKARLMQWVLLLQEFDLEIMDRKGSENQVANHLSRLEEKGSPCDDLEINDSFPDEQLLAVSMNNMPWSADVSNYLVTGVIPCELSSNQRKKLKQDSLDCYWDEPYFVRQGEKMHRSLKLPAQPHYILCGPHW, encoded by the exons atgacaaagaaagactccaaggcaagattgatgcaaTGGGTgctactacttcaagagtttgatctagaaattatggaccggaagggtagtgagaaccaagttgCAAACCACTTATCCCGTTTGGAGGAGAAGGGGAGTCCTTGTGATgaccttgagatcaatgattcatttcccgatgaacaacttcttgcggtgtcaatgaataaTATGCCATGGTCTGCCGATGTTtctaattaccttgtgaccggagtaATCCCGTGTGaactctcttctaaccaaaggaagaagctcaagcaggatagtttggattgttattgggatgagccatactt tgtaaGACAAGGTGAAAAAATGCacaggtctctgaagttgccagcgcagccgcactacattttgtgcggtccacactggtaA
- the LOC104238396 gene encoding uncharacterized protein has product MTSNIAESINAALVLARELPIYDFLEEVRKMFGCWNCSNRKEATHTYTMLGKKYQELLTLNEAMSTRMTVVPSTEYLHTVTDKGRNYTVCLLERECVCGRFQVDELPCPHACTVLKSKFLMPEDYCSNYYKPNSVVMTYDVPMYPLPDRNEWNIPAHVAEEVVLPPKWKRPPGRPKKKRDKPFSELLQPKNQHSCNICG; this is encoded by the exons ATGACGTCAAATATTGCTGAGTCAATCAATGCCGCACTAGTGTTAGCAAGAGAATTGCCAATATACGACTTTCTCGAAGAAGTTAGGAAGATGTTTGGATGTTGGAATTGCAGTAACCGCAAAGAAGCTACACATACATACACAATGCTTGGAAAAAAATATCAGGAGTTGCTGACTTTGAATGAGGCAATGTCTACACGCATGACt GTGGTACCATCGACTGAATACTTACATACGGTTACTGATAAAGGGAGGAATTACACCGTCTGCCTGTTAGAGAGAGAATGCGTTTGCGGGAGGTTCCAAGTTGATGAATTACCATGCCCACATGCTTGCACTGTATTGAAGAGTAAGTTTCTAATGCCAGAAGATTATTGCTCTAACTATTACAAACCAAATTCTGTTGTAATGACATACGATGTGCCTATGTACCCGCTACCAGACAGAAATGAATGGAATATACCAGCACATGTTGCAGAGGAAGTTGTATTGCCACCTAAATGGAAAAGACCTCCTGGAAGGCCAAAGAAGAAGCGCGATAAACCTTTCAGTGAATTGTTGCAGCCGAAAAATCAACATTCATGTAACATATGTGGGTAG